Proteins encoded by one window of Collimonas fungivorans:
- a CDS encoding fatty acid desaturase: MYFLPHDPKFHFLDQPELLTAAVAPAEEKTLAAAWLARLELPTWGLIALIYGGWLATVLHWRELGPWLGTPLLIALSAWYMSLQHELIHGHPTRHARFNALFGQLPLAVWYPYAVYRDSHLAHHRDEKILTLPGADPETYYVSLESRSSLGRALRRFRNTSGGRLLAGPALAWSQTVRSAWRQPNRTTIVTWGWHLTLLAALLLFLHGAGISPWFYLFAVAYPALSLTMVRSFYEHRAVEATHGRSVINEAAWPWRLLFLNLNYHLVHHLHPGLPWFHLRQAYLAERETYLERSDGFVERGYLPLLWRHRSTPVIADIHPFA; encoded by the coding sequence ATGTACTTTTTACCTCACGACCCAAAATTCCATTTCCTTGATCAACCTGAGCTGTTGACCGCGGCTGTAGCCCCGGCGGAAGAAAAGACGCTGGCCGCAGCATGGCTGGCGCGCCTGGAATTGCCTACCTGGGGGCTGATTGCCCTGATCTACGGCGGCTGGCTGGCCACCGTGCTGCATTGGCGCGAACTGGGCCCGTGGCTCGGTACCCCTCTGCTGATCGCACTGAGCGCCTGGTACATGTCCCTGCAGCATGAGCTGATACACGGTCATCCGACCCGCCATGCCCGTTTCAACGCCTTGTTCGGCCAGCTGCCGCTGGCAGTGTGGTATCCATACGCGGTATATCGCGACAGCCACCTTGCCCATCATCGCGATGAAAAGATACTGACGCTGCCTGGCGCCGATCCGGAAACCTATTACGTGTCGCTGGAGAGCCGCAGCTCGTTGGGAAGGGCCTTGCGCCGCTTCCGCAATACCTCCGGCGGCCGCCTGCTGGCCGGGCCGGCGCTGGCATGGTCGCAGACCGTCCGCAGCGCGTGGCGGCAGCCCAACCGGACAACCATTGTTACCTGGGGTTGGCACCTGACGCTGCTGGCAGCGCTCCTGCTGTTTCTGCACGGCGCCGGAATATCCCCGTGGTTCTACCTTTTCGCCGTCGCTTATCCGGCCCTCAGCCTGACCATGGTGCGTTCTTTCTACGAACACCGGGCGGTCGAAGCCACACATGGACGTTCGGTAATCAATGAAGCGGCATGGCCCTGGCGCCTGCTGTTCCTGAATTTGAATTACCATCTTGTACATCACCTGCATCCCGGACTGCCATGGTTCCACCTACGACAAGCCTATCTGGCCGAACGCGAGACCTACCTGGAGCGCAGCGACGGCTTTGTCGAGCGCGGCTACCTGCCGCTGCTGTGGCGCCATCGCAGCACACCGGTGATTGCCGATATCCATCCCTTTGCCTGA
- a CDS encoding pilus assembly protein TadG-related protein: MVLKRCLPDVNKWSRSGRRCRLPRREFSHIPNHTYSRGAILPIGIFFLAVLCVGIFSVYNMAQVTSDKRRLVNAADAIAYSTANIAAEGLNYTAYTNRAMIANYQAVGQMTAMWSNMTMSDQYWKNNTKVMKATAALTKFIPYIGTGLSSILNAVSTFGKYWEKIVDGVRVTSQVLANAGTATTSLTNYAIFASQQVHLTTTVSAMIAMQKELLTANAPQAEYVPQTIMYQVAKSVVDFGSMIKLHQPPRKFMGSTEMKTKLPDSTGTADFNLVHRVMMQDMIKLTSAMGGRRLFPNAVGLWAVDGCNLSGINGILTGLSANGLEQIVPALQGNVAADVIGPVIEAFMNTVGLIVSPIMCLYERTGGTRMIQMQDGTYAWSNIDIMEINPHLFNIHIPMAGAVTMSKVGRQGMDKNQEVPEDLAKFVDVVKDTSSWKKSFWGEATGIDDCMYFTLPSGELYAPRISGACGSLSAGAAKKYYERGVMNIAKSSGERAMKGQPQIATASQTLNNAAMATLEPVINAAGAGVNSSNSSESAVNLPDANAGNLTGVLGGAPAGMPASGAALNAPNPGSADSEVAVATAMAQQAANFQQLSSLGGNVASSISNMLGSGFSLATSAFDDPLDAPNGFVQFILKALGLGDLIDVLSMRTSRGTETLFQKPGLGGVVAADMGLPAERFGLWEMRGANMGNYQLGDREASNLFVASKEVQDNALKDIGPSFVVALQQNVDKTPLRAESKFNLGREPMHDYDTELKQDYLKAIGKARVYYRAPVERWTTRGQIVSHANLMLPYWNARLEGLNYPEKALFFIIN; the protein is encoded by the coding sequence ATGGTGCTGAAGCGATGCTTGCCGGACGTGAACAAGTGGTCTCGCTCCGGACGCCGCTGCCGCTTGCCGCGGCGCGAATTTAGCCACATACCCAATCACACCTACAGCCGCGGCGCGATACTGCCGATCGGGATCTTTTTCCTGGCGGTGCTGTGCGTCGGCATATTTTCCGTCTATAACATGGCGCAGGTGACCAGCGACAAGCGGCGCCTGGTCAACGCCGCCGATGCGATTGCCTACAGCACCGCCAATATCGCCGCGGAAGGCCTGAACTACACTGCCTACACCAACCGCGCCATGATCGCCAACTACCAGGCGGTGGGCCAGATGACGGCAATGTGGTCGAACATGACCATGTCGGACCAGTACTGGAAAAACAATACCAAGGTGATGAAGGCCACCGCTGCGCTGACCAAGTTCATCCCCTATATCGGCACCGGCCTGTCGAGCATTCTTAATGCCGTCTCCACCTTCGGCAAGTACTGGGAAAAAATCGTCGACGGCGTGCGCGTCACCAGCCAGGTGCTGGCCAATGCCGGCACCGCCACCACCTCGCTGACCAACTACGCGATTTTCGCCTCGCAGCAGGTGCACCTGACTACCACCGTCTCGGCCATGATCGCGATGCAAAAGGAACTGCTGACGGCCAACGCACCGCAAGCCGAGTATGTGCCGCAGACCATCATGTACCAGGTCGCCAAGAGCGTGGTGGACTTCGGCAGCATGATCAAGCTGCACCAGCCGCCGCGCAAGTTCATGGGCAGCACGGAGATGAAGACCAAGCTGCCGGACAGCACCGGCACCGCCGATTTCAACCTGGTGCACCGGGTGATGATGCAGGACATGATCAAGCTGACCAGCGCCATGGGCGGCCGTCGGCTGTTTCCCAACGCGGTGGGCCTGTGGGCGGTGGACGGCTGCAACCTGAGCGGCATCAACGGCATCCTCACCGGGCTCTCGGCCAACGGCCTGGAGCAGATCGTGCCGGCGCTGCAAGGCAATGTCGCGGCGGACGTCATCGGTCCGGTGATTGAAGCATTCATGAATACGGTGGGCCTGATCGTCAGCCCGATCATGTGCCTGTACGAGCGCACCGGCGGCACCCGCATGATCCAGATGCAGGACGGTACCTATGCCTGGAGCAATATCGACATCATGGAGATCAATCCGCACCTGTTCAACATCCACATCCCGATGGCCGGCGCGGTGACCATGTCCAAGGTCGGCCGCCAGGGCATGGACAAGAACCAGGAAGTGCCTGAAGACCTGGCCAAGTTCGTGGACGTGGTGAAAGATACTTCGTCCTGGAAGAAATCGTTCTGGGGCGAGGCTACCGGCATCGACGACTGCATGTATTTCACGCTGCCCAGCGGCGAGCTCTATGCGCCGCGCATAAGCGGCGCCTGCGGCTCGCTGTCTGCCGGCGCGGCCAAGAAATACTACGAGCGCGGCGTCATGAATATAGCCAAATCCTCCGGCGAGCGCGCGATGAAGGGCCAGCCGCAAATCGCCACAGCCAGCCAGACGCTCAACAACGCCGCCATGGCGACCCTGGAACCGGTGATCAATGCGGCGGGCGCAGGCGTCAATTCCTCCAATTCCTCAGAGTCCGCAGTAAATCTTCCAGACGCCAATGCCGGCAACCTGACCGGCGTGCTGGGCGGCGCTCCGGCCGGCATGCCGGCTTCCGGCGCCGCACTGAATGCACCTAATCCCGGCAGCGCCGATTCGGAAGTAGCGGTAGCGACGGCGATGGCGCAGCAGGCGGCGAATTTCCAGCAGCTGTCCAGCCTGGGCGGCAATGTCGCCAGCTCCATCTCAAACATGCTGGGCAGCGGTTTTTCGCTCGCCACCTCGGCGTTCGACGATCCGCTGGACGCACCCAACGGTTTTGTCCAATTCATCCTCAAGGCCCTGGGCCTGGGCGATTTGATCGACGTCCTTAGCATGCGCACCTCGCGCGGCACCGAAACGCTGTTCCAGAAACCCGGCCTGGGCGGCGTGGTGGCGGCCGACATGGGCCTGCCGGCGGAACGCTTCGGCCTGTGGGAAATGCGCGGCGCCAACATGGGCAACTACCAGCTGGGCGACCGCGAAGCCAGCAACCTGTTCGTGGCCAGCAAGGAAGTACAGGACAACGCCCTGAAGGATATCGGACCGTCGTTCGTGGTGGCGCTGCAGCAGAACGTCGACAAGACGCCGCTGCGTGCGGAAAGCAAATTCAACCTCGGACGCGAGCCCATGCATGACTACGATACGGAACTCAAGCAGGACTACCTGAAAGCAATCGGCAAGGCGCGCGTTTATTATCGGGCGCCGGTGGAGCGCTGGACCACGCGCGGCCAGATCGTTTCGCACGCCAACCTGATGCTGCCGTACTGGAACGCCCGGCTCGAAGGCTTGAACTACCCTGAGAAAGCACTGTTTTTCATCATCAACTGA
- the pcaC gene encoding 4-carboxymuconolactone decarboxylase, producing the protein MDKQFEDGLEMRKQVMGEEFVAKAFAGADDFTRPLQEYITRNAWGTVWQRDGLDLKTRSLLTLAMLTALGRTQELKGHVRGARNNGATMEEIQEVLLHATVYCGVPLAVDAFRAAQEVLADMASAGP; encoded by the coding sequence ATGGACAAACAATTCGAAGACGGCCTGGAAATGCGCAAGCAGGTTATGGGCGAGGAATTCGTGGCCAAGGCTTTCGCCGGCGCCGACGACTTCACGCGCCCGCTGCAGGAATACATTACCCGCAACGCCTGGGGCACGGTCTGGCAGCGCGACGGCCTCGACCTGAAAACCCGCAGCCTGCTGACGCTGGCGATGCTGACAGCGCTGGGCCGCACCCAGGAACTGAAAGGCCATGTGCGCGGCGCCCGCAACAACGGCGCGACGATGGAGGAAATACAGGAAGTGCTGCTGCATGCCACCGTGTACTGCGGCGTGCCGCTGGCAGTGGATGCTTTCCGCGCCGCCCAGGAGGTTCTGGCTGACATGGCGTCGGCCGGTCCCTAA
- a CDS encoding DUF2726 domain-containing protein: protein MLKAFGLIILGLIVLAVIAALASKKGKATDAKSGYQYKSKALLTPNEREMYWELIDALPGYVVLAQVALSSCIDAKKQGGAFNTISAKSLDFVICNGSLDVLAGIEIDDKSHAGAAAQKRDARKNSAMAAAGIKLIRWPAVPLPSIEEIRKIFPAVPLSVAEKSAVEIMQEKKIKILEQQLFGMARKLEGIPQGRKAAGA, encoded by the coding sequence ATGCTAAAGGCATTCGGTTTAATCATCCTCGGTTTGATCGTCCTGGCGGTTATTGCTGCCCTGGCGAGTAAAAAAGGCAAGGCAACAGACGCCAAGAGCGGCTACCAGTACAAAAGCAAGGCGCTGCTGACCCCGAACGAACGGGAAATGTACTGGGAACTGATCGACGCCCTTCCGGGTTATGTGGTCCTGGCCCAGGTGGCGCTTTCGAGCTGCATCGATGCAAAAAAACAAGGAGGCGCGTTCAACACGATCAGTGCAAAAAGCCTGGATTTCGTCATCTGCAATGGCTCCCTGGACGTCCTTGCGGGTATTGAAATCGACGACAAATCCCACGCCGGCGCGGCTGCACAAAAACGCGACGCCAGAAAAAACAGCGCCATGGCAGCCGCAGGCATAAAACTCATCCGCTGGCCGGCTGTTCCGCTGCCCTCGATCGAAGAAATCAGGAAAATATTCCCGGCTGTCCCTCTCTCCGTCGCGGAAAAATCGGCAGTCGAAATCATGCAGGAAAAAAAGATCAAAATCCTTGAACAGCAATTGTTCGGCATGGCGCGCAAACTGGAGGGCATTCCCCAGGGCAGAAAAGCCGCAGGCGCCTGA
- a CDS encoding YeeE/YedE family protein has product MLIVTSLLAGLVFGLGLIVSGMANPAKVLGFLDLGGAWDPSLAFVMAGAIALGLVAFSFAKKRSTSLIGAEMKLPAARRIDRRLLIGSALFGAGWGIAGICPGPGLVDLGMGETKALVFVAAMLAGMAVFEIAEKRRHADKSPH; this is encoded by the coding sequence ATGCTCATCGTTACATCGTTGCTTGCCGGCCTGGTGTTCGGGCTGGGATTGATCGTATCCGGCATGGCGAATCCGGCCAAGGTGCTTGGTTTCCTCGATCTCGGCGGCGCCTGGGATCCGTCGCTGGCGTTCGTGATGGCCGGCGCCATCGCGCTGGGACTGGTGGCGTTTTCTTTTGCAAAAAAACGCAGCACGTCCTTGATCGGCGCCGAGATGAAGCTTCCGGCGGCGCGCCGTATAGATCGCCGCCTGCTGATTGGCAGCGCCTTGTTTGGCGCAGGGTGGGGGATTGCGGGCATCTGCCCAGGGCCGGGCCTGGTCGACCTCGGCATGGGCGAGACGAAGGCGCTGGTGTTTGTAGCGGCAATGCTGGCGGGCATGGCCGTGTTCGAGATTGCTGAAAAGCGCCGGCACGCGGACAAATCGCCGCATTGA
- a CDS encoding YeeE/YedE family protein gives MSIDWNAFTPWPALLGGLLIGLAAAMFVLLNGRIAGISGILGGLLQPAPGDASWRAAFILGLVGSPLVYALFATLPAVQIDAGFGALTAAGLLVGIGTRYGSGCTSGHGVCGLSRLSPRSLAATVVFMGCGFLTVYALRHLFAA, from the coding sequence ATGTCTATCGACTGGAATGCATTCACACCATGGCCCGCATTGCTGGGCGGCCTGCTGATCGGCCTGGCCGCCGCCATGTTCGTGCTGCTCAATGGCCGCATCGCGGGCATCAGCGGAATCCTGGGCGGGCTGTTGCAGCCGGCGCCGGGAGATGCAAGCTGGCGCGCCGCGTTCATCCTGGGCCTGGTCGGCTCGCCGCTGGTATACGCTTTATTTGCAACGCTGCCAGCCGTGCAGATTGATGCCGGTTTCGGCGCCTTGACGGCGGCGGGGCTGCTGGTCGGCATCGGCACCCGTTATGGTTCCGGCTGCACCAGCGGCCACGGCGTCTGCGGCTTGTCGCGCCTGTCGCCGCGTTCGCTGGCGGCTACCGTCGTCTTCATGGGCTGCGGTTTCCTCACTGTCTACGCGCTGCGCCACCTGTTTGCCGCTTAA